The Candidatus Alcyoniella australis genomic interval CGACCTCTGCCCGAAATCACTCTGCCCTACACCAGGCAGGAAATCGCCGACCTGGTGGGCACAACGGTCGAGACCTGCATCCGAGTGCTCTCCGCCTTTGAACGCCAAGGGGTGATCGGCAAGCTCTCGCGCACCAGGCTGAGCATCGACGCCAACCGACTCCAGGCCATGGCCAACATCAACTAGGGCGGCTATGAGCCACTATCTAATGTAGATCGGGTTGGCGTAGATCCAGGGGTAGTCGCGGATGAACAGCTCCGGGCTGGTCCCTAAAAACGGAATCAGGTGCAGGGGCACGATGTGCGCCACCGCGCGAAACACGCCCGGACCCTCGACCTGATACTCGATCTGCGTATCCGAGGATGCCACCACCTCGCTGCCCAGCTCGTCGATGCGCACCAGCTCGAGACTGACCTCGGGCTGCGGCCCGTTGGGGTCGATGTAGAACGGCTCAGGCAGACTGACGCTGATCGTCAGGCCCTCCGACCACGGCACCTCCTGGCCCATCTCGTAGACCCCTTTGGCGTCCTGGGCGCGGAAGTCAAAGCCGATCGGGAAGCCGAGGAACTCGAAGACCGAGAGCATCCTCCCGCTGTCCAGCGCGTCCTCGTACGAGGCCAACTGTTGGTCGTCGACCAACAGGTAGTTGGAGAAGAACTGCATCATCCGGCGGTAGCCGTCGGCGCGCTCGCCGTCGGAAAGCGGGAAGGGCAGCGCGTTGCGGTGCACGTCCGTGGCCGCCACCGCGTAGCAGCGCTGCACGCCCAGCAGCGCGTCCCAGCGTTCGTTCCAGGCCTGGGTCTGCGGCCAGAAGGTCATGATCGCCAGGTTGGGATGCGGGGTCAGTGGATCGAGCAGGAAGATCAGCAGGTCGTCGACAAAGTCCAGGCCGGGCAGGCCCAAGTCGGCTCGGTTGTCCGGATCGATGGCCGCGTGCAGGTTAAACAGCTCGACCCCGTCGGGCGCCAGAGTTTTGAGCTCGTCGATCGACCAGCCCTCGGGATGATTGACAATCAGCGAAGCGCCCAGAGCGCGCAACTGCTCGGCCGAGGCGGAGTCCCGCGCGTCGTACAGCGCATAGCGTTCCTGCACCGTGCCATCGAGGTGCTGGTGCATGTGCACCGGCATAAAGTCGTTCTCGGTTCCCACGGCCACGGTGACGGAACTGCCGTCTGCGCAGTGAATCAGGTTGGCCGCGGGCCGATCCTCGTCGTCGTAGACCAGCCGATCGCCGTACTCGGGCAAATAGAGCAGCACGTCGGGAAACTCGTGCTCCGCGAAGCTGTCCGCGTGGTCGGTGAGCATCAGGTAGTTCTGACGCGTGTCGCACAGCGCCTGGCGCAGTTGCATCAGGCACTCGGTGTTGCCCTCGGGTTTGTTGTCGCACGCGTCGTGGGAATAGATCGAATGCGCGTGGATGATCCCGCGCGCCCAACTGCGGTCGCGCACCGGATCGAGCACGTCCATGGGCACGACCCAGCCCGGGTCGTAGTACGGCCCGCCGTCGTCGTCATCGCCCAGATCGTCGTCGCCGGAGTCGTCATCCTCGGATTCGTCGTCCGCAACTTCGTCGTCGTCATCGTCGTTGTCTGATTCGCAGCCCGCTGCCAGACACAGCGCCAGCAGCGCCGAGAGGATCACCAACAGCCAGATTCCACGCATCATCCAGCCCCGACGGATAATTTTTCGGATATTAACACAACCCTATCCGCCGAGCCCCAGGCCCTGGCGGAGGATGGTCAGGGTCGGGCCGCCCCAGCCCTCGATCAGCCACATGCAGACCACCAGGCACACGCCGCTGATCCCCTGGCTTACCGGCACGGCCACGGCCAGGGTTGCGAACTTGCGCAGGGTCGACCAATCGCCGCGCCCCTCGATCCAGACCAGGAACGTGGCAAAGGGCACCAGGGCGAAGAACCACGATGCGAAGTTGAGCAGCGGCACGCCGCAGAAGTGCGGGCCCTGGGCCAGCAGATCGTTCCAGAACCACAGGTGCGCCTCGGTGGCCACCGGATCGACGTTGAGGTCCAGCAGCGTACCGGCCGTGGCCGCGGTAATGCCGATCAGCAGCGGCCTGGATTTGGTGCCGCGCCAGATCGTCTGCGCGATGTGCACCGTGGGGTAGAATACCGTGGTCCAGCCCAAGATCGTGGCCAGCGGCGCGAAGTACTCGCGGCCGAACTCGTAGTTGTACCCCTGCTCGTAGAAGAAGCCGTTGACCGTGCCCGAGCTCTCCAACGCCGTACCGTAGGCCAGGCCGATCACATAGAACATCACCACTCCGCGCCAGCCGCGGAACCACAGGCAATGCAGCACCAGCAGTCCGACCCAGACGAAGGTCGTGATCTCGTGGGCCCAGACCAGCGCAGCGTTGGGCGAGCCGCCGGGGCGTAGCGCGGCCGAGGCCTCGGGCGCCAGGTAGTACGGCCCGAGCACCGCGGCCATTGCCACCAGCGTGACCACGCCGAACAGGTCCTGGGCGCGGCCCAGCCCCTTTTGCATATCGAGCCTGCGCCAATAGTAGATCAGCACGACCAGGATCGGCGCGGCCGCGGTCCAGGCCCACTCGTGGCGCGGCCCGTTGGGCAGCGAGGTGATATTGATTAGAGTGATTCTGCCGACCGTGAATAAAAAGAACCAGGCCGGCAGATGGGTCCACAGCTCGCGGATCAGCGAAAGCAGGCGCACTTGGGATTCCTCCGGGCAGGTTTTGTCGAAACAAGATTATAGGGGATTGCGGCCACGGATTGCACTGCCGCAACGCAACCTTGACGAGGCACGGGCGAAGCGGGTAGAACTTGCCCTGTATGAAAAAACTCGCCTGTATTGCGGCATTGTCGATCCTGCTCGTACTGATCTGCGGCCCGGCGGCCGCCGTGGATCAACCGGTTGACGCGCCGATCAAGGTCGCCGTGTTGCCGTTCGTCAACAAGTCGCTGAATCCGGATTTCGCCTACATCGGCCCGATGCTCGTCGACGCCTTGGAGTACAAAATCGCGGCCGCGGGCGTGTTCGACCTGGTCGATCCGGCGTTGGTCCACGAGCAGATCCGCTCGTCGAGCTTCGACCCGTCGATCTTCGAGGGCCAGGAAGTAATCAAACGCACGGGCCAAAACCTGGACGCCGAGGTGATGCTCTGCGGCTATTACGAACGCTCAGGCGGCTACCTGAACCTCGAAGTACGGATCTACGACAGCCAGCGCGGCAACATCATCATCGGCACCAACGGGGTCTCGATGTACAAGGAGTTCTTCTCCAGTTGCGACGAAATCGTACTTAGCCTGGCGCAGGTCTGTAACGTGGTGCTCGACGCCGGCGCGCACTCGCGGATGAAGAGTATTCCGACCAACAACCTCAGCGCCTACGCCACGTTCGTCGACGCGCTGATGGCCTCGCGCTCAGGCCGAAGCGCAGCGGCCCTCGAGTTTTTAGACAAGGCGACCAGCGTGGATCCGGGCTTTTGCAGGGCTTTGCGCCTGGCCGCCAAGTTGGCCGTTGCCGCGAACGATCCCAGCGCCGCCGAGCGTAGCGCCCGCGCAGCGCAGTGTACCGGACGATGACCAACTCGGTTCCGATGACCACGCGTGGTTTCGAAATGCTCAAGGCTGAGCTGAACCAGCTTAAGTACCATGATCGACAGCGGATCGTGCGCGACATCGAGGAGGCGCGCGAGCACGGCGACCTGTCGGAGAATGCCGAGTACGACGAGGCCAAGAACGCCCAGGGGCTGCTCGAGGCCCGCATCCGCGATATCGAGCAGAAGCTGGCCGGGGCACGGGTGATCGACACCTCGACCCTCAGCGGCGACAAGGTGGTGTTCGGCGCCACGGTGACCATGGAGAACATCGACAGCGGCGCCGAGGTAATCTACCGCATCGTCGGTGCGGACGAGGCCGACGCCAAACGCGGCCTGCTCTCGATCGAGTCCCCGGTGGCGCAGGCTTTGATCGGCAAGCACGTGGGCGACCTGGCGCGCGTTCGCACTCCCGGCGGACTGCGCGAGTTCGAGGTAACCGAGGTCAAGTTCTAGCCTGAACGCAGCCGCTTCCCCTTTTTACCCAATGTGGTAGGCTGTAATCGTTCCCAGCAGGGGGAGCGAACGTTCGGGAGAACACAACTTGAGATTGATCGTCCTCGGCTCCGGAACCAGCATCGGCGTACCGGTTATCGGCTGCCACTGTCCGGTTTGCAGCTCATCTGATCACCGCGACAAGCGCATGCGCTCGAGCATCTACATCGAGCACGAGGGCCAATGTCTGCTGATCGACACCTCGACCGACCTGCGGACCCAAGCCCTGGCTTGCGGCATCGAGCAGGTGGACGCCGTGCTCTACACCCACACCCACGCCGACCACGTGCACGGCATCGACGACCTGCGGGCCTTCAACTTCATCAAGGGCGGCCCGATCCCGATCTACGGCAGCCCGGTGAGCATCGAGGACATCAAGCACCGCTTCGACTACATCTTTGGCGGGGCGACGCAGGCCGGAGGCGGTTTGCCCGGGCTGACTCCAAACGAGGTGCAGGGGCCGTTCGAATTGTTCGGCCTGCAGATCGCGCCGGTGCCGATCGCCCACGGCAAGATGAAGATCGTCGGCTACCGCGTAGGGCCGATCGCCTACCTTACCGACTGTTCGGGCGTGCCGCGCTCGAGCCGCAACATGTTGCACGACCTCGATCTGCTGATCATCGGCGCGCTAAGACCGTTCCCGCACCCCACGCACTTTAGCTTCGACCAGGCCGTGGCCGAAATCGAGCGCATCGCGCCGCGCCGCGCGCTGCTGACGCACATCAGCCACCACGTCAAGCACTCCGAGCTCGAGCGCCGACTGCCGCGCAACGTCAGCCCGGCCTACGACGGCCAGGTGATTGATATCAACGCTTGACAAGCTGCGTCAAAATTCCGTATATATCGTTGCAATGATCGACAAAGCCCAAACCCGCGTTCTTAACGACTGGTGGTGGTGGACTGCCATAGGCGGCGCGCGCGTGGGCTGAAAACCAGTCAAATACGCCGAATGCGACCCGCCCCGAACAACTCGGGGCGGGTTTTTTATTAGGGCGTGAAAACCCGAAGGGAGACACCAGATGAAACCGATCCGATTCGAACTACCGTTCGAGGACAGTCCGCAAAACTACTACAACATCGTGCCCGACCTGCCGACCCCGCCGCCGCCG includes:
- a CDS encoding carotenoid biosynthesis protein, whose protein sequence is MRLLSLIRELWTHLPAWFFLFTVGRITLINITSLPNGPRHEWAWTAAAPILVVLIYYWRRLDMQKGLGRAQDLFGVVTLVAMAAVLGPYYLAPEASAALRPGGSPNAALVWAHEITTFVWVGLLVLHCLWFRGWRGVVMFYVIGLAYGTALESSGTVNGFFYEQGYNYEFGREYFAPLATILGWTTVFYPTVHIAQTIWRGTKSRPLLIGITAATAGTLLDLNVDPVATEAHLWFWNDLLAQGPHFCGVPLLNFASWFFALVPFATFLVWIEGRGDWSTLRKFATLAVAVPVSQGISGVCLVVCMWLIEGWGGPTLTILRQGLGLGG
- the greA gene encoding transcription elongation factor GreA; this translates as MTNSVPMTTRGFEMLKAELNQLKYHDRQRIVRDIEEAREHGDLSENAEYDEAKNAQGLLEARIRDIEQKLAGARVIDTSTLSGDKVVFGATVTMENIDSGAEVIYRIVGADEADAKRGLLSIESPVAQALIGKHVGDLARVRTPGGLREFEVTEVKF
- a CDS encoding MBL fold metallo-hydrolase gives rise to the protein MRLIVLGSGTSIGVPVIGCHCPVCSSSDHRDKRMRSSIYIEHEGQCLLIDTSTDLRTQALACGIEQVDAVLYTHTHADHVHGIDDLRAFNFIKGGPIPIYGSPVSIEDIKHRFDYIFGGATQAGGGLPGLTPNEVQGPFELFGLQIAPVPIAHGKMKIVGYRVGPIAYLTDCSGVPRSSRNMLHDLDLLIIGALRPFPHPTHFSFDQAVAEIERIAPRRALLTHISHHVKHSELERRLPRNVSPAYDGQVIDINA